From Microbacterium invictum, the proteins below share one genomic window:
- a CDS encoding LacI family DNA-binding transcriptional regulator → MMDAGGRTATLNDVARRAGVSIATASKALNGRGDVAADTRQRVLDAASALSFTPNPMARGLLAGRTGTVGLLTSDLEGRFMLPILMGAEDAFGAGKVNVFLCDARGDAIREQHQLRALLSRRVDGIIVVGRQTDPRPSLGQELPVPVVYAYAPSDDPRDLSLTPDNRAGARIAIEHLISCGRRRIAHVSGDPAFAAAQDRLAGARDALGAAGLELAGEPMFSEWSEHWGRDATATLLERHPDIDGIFCGSDQIARGVLDTARDFGRRVPDDIAVVGYDNWEVLATNSRPELTTVDANLQQLGRQAAQRVFDAIDGVDIGEGTQHLPVRLVIRGSTIARR, encoded by the coding sequence ATGATGGATGCCGGTGGCCGCACCGCAACGCTCAACGACGTGGCACGTCGGGCCGGCGTGTCGATTGCGACGGCGTCCAAGGCGCTCAATGGGCGCGGTGACGTCGCGGCCGACACGCGCCAGCGGGTGCTCGACGCGGCATCCGCCCTCTCGTTCACCCCGAACCCGATGGCACGAGGACTGCTCGCCGGCCGCACCGGGACGGTCGGACTGCTCACGAGCGATCTCGAGGGCCGGTTCATGCTGCCGATCCTGATGGGTGCTGAAGACGCCTTCGGCGCGGGCAAGGTGAACGTGTTCCTGTGCGACGCGCGTGGCGATGCCATCCGCGAGCAGCACCAGTTACGGGCGCTGCTGAGCCGGCGGGTGGACGGGATCATCGTCGTCGGTCGGCAGACCGATCCCCGGCCCTCGCTCGGGCAGGAGCTGCCCGTGCCGGTCGTCTACGCCTACGCACCCTCCGACGACCCGCGTGACCTCTCGTTGACCCCCGACAATCGGGCCGGAGCGCGCATCGCGATCGAGCACCTCATCTCGTGCGGGCGCCGGCGGATCGCCCACGTCTCCGGCGACCCCGCGTTCGCTGCTGCGCAAGATCGGCTCGCGGGGGCCCGCGACGCGCTCGGCGCGGCGGGACTCGAACTGGCCGGGGAGCCGATGTTCTCGGAATGGTCCGAGCACTGGGGGCGTGATGCGACCGCGACGCTGCTCGAGCGGCATCCCGACATCGACGGCATCTTCTGCGGGTCCGACCAGATCGCCCGGGGTGTACTCGACACGGCGCGCGACTTCGGCCGCCGCGTGCCCGACGACATCGCCGTCGTCGGCTACGACAACTGGGAAGTCCTGGCCACCAACTCGCGACCCGAGCTCACGACCGTCGACGCGAACCTGCAGCAGCTCGGCCGGCAGGCCGCGCAGCGGGTCTTCGACGCGATCGACGGCGTCGACATCGGCGAGGGCACCCAGCACCTGCCGGTGCGCCTGGTCATCCGCGGCTCGACCATCGCCCGCCGCTGA
- a CDS encoding carbohydrate ABC transporter permease, producing the protein MALQTQSATELIRVDEPRPRVGRSPAMRLVLGLPYWLFTTALAIIFLYPLIWTAVASVQGRAGTSQPEGWGFGNYVALANYQAGVWVYLGNSLFVSLLTVLLTLAVSTLGGYAFARFRFPGKNVLFLTTLAILMVPYATLLIPLYVILGAVGLSNSLVGVAIVLTMFQLPFSMFMMRISFESIPRELDEAAMVDGCSTWSALWRVLLPAVKPGLVTVGLFAFLAAWNDFFAPLILITDTNRMTLPLAVANLRVQVQGVIDYGATEAGVVVLALPCIVLFLVLQRHYVRGFMSGAFKG; encoded by the coding sequence ATGGCTCTGCAGACTCAGTCCGCCACCGAGCTGATCCGCGTCGACGAGCCCCGCCCCCGCGTCGGCCGCTCGCCGGCCATGCGCCTGGTGCTCGGCCTCCCTTACTGGCTGTTCACGACGGCGCTGGCGATCATCTTCCTCTACCCGCTGATCTGGACCGCGGTGGCGTCGGTGCAGGGTCGCGCCGGCACCAGCCAGCCGGAGGGCTGGGGCTTCGGCAACTATGTGGCACTGGCGAACTACCAGGCCGGAGTCTGGGTGTACCTCGGCAACTCGCTGTTCGTCTCGCTGCTGACCGTGCTGCTGACCCTCGCCGTCTCGACGCTGGGCGGCTACGCGTTCGCGCGATTCCGGTTTCCCGGCAAGAACGTTCTGTTCCTGACGACACTGGCGATCCTCATGGTGCCCTACGCCACGCTGCTGATCCCGCTGTACGTGATCCTGGGCGCAGTGGGACTCAGCAACTCGCTGGTGGGCGTGGCGATCGTGCTGACGATGTTCCAGCTGCCGTTCTCGATGTTCATGATGCGGATCTCGTTCGAGTCGATCCCCCGCGAGCTCGACGAGGCCGCCATGGTCGACGGCTGCTCCACCTGGTCGGCGCTGTGGCGCGTGCTGCTGCCGGCGGTCAAGCCGGGGCTGGTCACCGTGGGGCTGTTCGCGTTCCTGGCCGCCTGGAACGATTTCTTCGCGCCGCTGATCCTCATCACCGACACCAACCGGATGACGCTGCCGCTCGCGGTCGCCAACCTCCGGGTGCAGGTGCAGGGCGTCATCGACTACGGCGCCACCGAGGCCGGTGTCGTCGTGCTCGCCCTCCCCTGCATCGTGCTGTTCCTCGTCCTCCAACGTCACTACGTGCGCGGCTTCATGTCGGGCGCCTTCAAGGGGTGA
- a CDS encoding sugar ABC transporter ATP-binding protein, with amino-acid sequence MTDITRPPAPSGSPDPVVEMTDISISFPGVKALDGVSFRMFPGEVHSLMGENGAGKSTLIKALTGVYQIDSGEIRLAGRPVSFATTAQAQEAGISTVYQEVNLLPNLSVAENIMLGREPRRFGAIDSRRMRARAQEVLDGLGLEIDPASLLASHSLAIQQLVAIARAINIDARVLILDEPTSSLDADEVAELFRIIRSLKDDGVAILFVSHFLDQVYEIADRLTVFRNGRLVGEYLTDDLLRIDLVQKMIGKEITTLDELEQRVHEADSEGDPTVFLRARDLGRRGAVEPVDITVHEGEVVGFAGLLGSGRTEVARLLGGVDRADSGHITVGGTEVRLRTPRRAIAERIMYSSENRRAEGVVDELTVRDNIILALQADRGWFRPIPKKRQDELAQSYIDALNIRPANADAIVRNLSGGNQQKVLLARWLAVAPRLLILDEPTRGIDVGAKAEIQKLVFSLAENGMGVVYISAELEEVLRLSHRVIVMRDRQQVADLPNDNLTVDSLLALIAEGSSDETALAPNIPNSSNPTPNNPTQGETR; translated from the coding sequence ATGACCGACATCACCCGTCCGCCCGCCCCGAGCGGCAGTCCCGATCCGGTGGTGGAGATGACCGACATCTCCATCTCCTTCCCCGGTGTCAAGGCGCTCGACGGGGTGTCTTTCCGCATGTTCCCGGGCGAGGTGCACTCGCTGATGGGGGAGAACGGCGCGGGCAAGTCGACGCTGATCAAAGCGCTCACCGGGGTGTACCAGATCGACTCCGGCGAGATCCGCCTCGCCGGCCGCCCGGTCTCCTTCGCCACGACCGCGCAGGCGCAGGAGGCCGGCATCAGCACGGTCTACCAGGAGGTCAACCTCCTCCCGAACCTCTCGGTCGCCGAGAACATCATGTTGGGCCGCGAACCGCGTCGCTTCGGCGCCATCGACTCGCGGCGCATGCGGGCACGGGCACAGGAGGTGCTCGACGGGCTCGGGCTCGAGATCGACCCGGCGTCGCTGCTCGCCTCGCACTCACTCGCGATCCAGCAGCTCGTCGCGATCGCCCGGGCGATCAACATCGACGCCCGCGTGCTCATCCTCGACGAACCGACCTCGAGCCTCGACGCCGACGAGGTGGCGGAGCTGTTCCGCATCATCCGGTCGCTCAAGGACGACGGGGTCGCGATCCTCTTCGTCTCGCACTTCCTCGACCAGGTGTACGAGATCGCCGACCGTCTCACCGTCTTCCGCAACGGGCGACTGGTGGGCGAGTACCTCACCGACGACCTGCTGCGCATCGACCTCGTGCAGAAGATGATCGGCAAGGAGATCACCACGCTCGACGAGCTCGAGCAGCGGGTGCACGAGGCCGACAGCGAAGGCGACCCGACCGTCTTCCTGCGTGCCCGAGACCTGGGGCGCCGCGGCGCGGTCGAACCGGTCGACATCACCGTTCACGAAGGCGAGGTCGTCGGGTTCGCCGGACTTCTGGGCTCGGGCCGCACCGAGGTCGCCCGCCTTCTCGGCGGCGTCGACCGCGCCGATAGCGGACACATCACCGTCGGCGGGACCGAGGTGCGGCTGCGCACCCCGCGGCGCGCGATCGCCGAGCGCATCATGTATTCGAGCGAGAACCGCCGCGCCGAGGGCGTCGTCGACGAACTCACCGTGCGCGACAACATCATCCTGGCGCTGCAGGCCGACCGCGGCTGGTTCCGGCCGATCCCGAAGAAGCGGCAGGACGAGCTCGCGCAGAGCTACATCGACGCGCTGAACATCCGTCCCGCGAACGCCGACGCGATCGTGCGAAACCTCTCCGGCGGCAATCAGCAGAAGGTCCTGCTGGCCCGGTGGCTCGCCGTCGCCCCGCGCTTGCTGATCCTCGACGAACCCACCCGCGGGATCGACGTCGGGGCCAAGGCAGAGATCCAGAAGCTCGTGTTCAGCCTCGCCGAGAACGGCATGGGCGTCGTGTACATCAGCGCCGAGCTCGAGGAGGTGCTGCGCCTCAGTCACCGCGTGATCGTCATGCGCGACCGGCAGCAGGTCGCCGACCTGCCCAATGACAACCTCACCGTCGACAGTCTGCTCGCCCTCATCGCCGAGGGATCGAGCGATGAGACGGCCCTCGCCCCGAACATCCCGAACTCCAGCAACCCCACCCCGAACAACCCGACCCAGGGAGAGACCCGATGA
- a CDS encoding ABC transporter substrate-binding protein, producing the protein MKKLISIAAAGVLLLGLAGCATDSAAPGGDSDAGPKALDELVVGFAQVGAESGWRTANTKDIQSAFADAGIELKFSDAQQKQENQIKAIRSYIQQGVDYIAFSPVVETGWDAVLNEAKAAGIPVVLTDRAVDSQDESLYVSFLGSDFILEGEKAGQWLLDEYADTSEPVNIVQLEGTTGAAPAIDRAEGFAEKIAENDNFQVIASQTGDFTRAGGKQVMEAFLKSNPDIDVVYAHNDDMGLGAIEAIEAAGLTPGEDIKIITVDAVKDGMQALADGKINFIVECSPLLGDQLVDIIKTLNDGGTVEKRIVTEETTFTQEQAIEALPDRQY; encoded by the coding sequence ATGAAGAAGCTCATCTCGATCGCCGCAGCGGGCGTCCTGCTGCTGGGGCTGGCCGGCTGCGCGACCGACAGCGCCGCACCCGGTGGCGACAGCGACGCCGGTCCCAAGGCACTGGACGAACTGGTCGTCGGCTTCGCCCAGGTCGGTGCCGAGTCGGGCTGGCGCACCGCGAACACCAAGGACATCCAGTCGGCCTTCGCCGACGCCGGCATCGAGCTCAAGTTCTCCGATGCGCAGCAGAAGCAGGAGAACCAGATCAAGGCGATCCGCTCGTACATCCAGCAGGGCGTGGACTACATCGCCTTCTCGCCGGTCGTCGAGACGGGATGGGACGCCGTCCTCAACGAGGCCAAGGCCGCCGGCATCCCGGTGGTGCTCACCGACCGCGCCGTCGACAGCCAGGACGAGTCGCTGTACGTGTCCTTCCTGGGTTCGGACTTCATCCTCGAGGGTGAGAAGGCCGGCCAGTGGCTCCTCGACGAATACGCCGACACGAGCGAGCCGGTCAACATCGTCCAGCTCGAGGGCACGACCGGTGCCGCTCCCGCGATCGACCGCGCCGAGGGCTTCGCCGAGAAGATCGCAGAGAACGACAACTTCCAGGTCATCGCGAGCCAGACCGGTGACTTCACCCGCGCCGGCGGCAAGCAGGTCATGGAGGCGTTCCTGAAGTCGAACCCCGACATCGACGTCGTGTACGCGCACAACGACGACATGGGCCTGGGTGCCATCGAGGCGATCGAGGCGGCCGGACTCACCCCGGGGGAGGACATCAAGATCATCACCGTCGACGCCGTCAAGGACGGCATGCAGGCCCTGGCCGACGGCAAGATCAACTTCATCGTGGAGTGCTCGCCACTGCTGGGTGACCAGCTGGTCGACATCATCAAGACCCTCAACGACGGCGGCACCGTCGAGAAGCGGATCGTGACAGAGGAGACGACCTTCACCCAGGAGCAGGCCATCGAGGCGCTGCCCGACCGCCAGTACTGA
- a CDS encoding ABC transporter permease yields MSAVFARVFSSRLFWPIVMLLVLFLINVIAFPGFFSIQVRDGNLYGSLIDIVRNGAPMLIVAIGMTLVIATRGIDLSVGAVCAIAGAVACSILLGSSDPANPGVVIVAILAALLVGLFCGLWNGLLVAAFGIQPIIATLILMTAGRGVAMLITEGQILTVNSPPFKVLGSGFWFGMPVAVYIAAIIFVLAAVLTRRTALGLLIESVGINPEASRQAGVRSRGLLFAVYTFCALCAAVAGLILTANTMAADANNAALFIELDAILAVVIGGTSLAGGRYSLAGTLVGALVIQTLVTTVYTVGIPPIATMVFKAAVVTAVCLLQSPTTNEALAGFRRRLALRTGKGVAAA; encoded by the coding sequence ATGAGCGCCGTCTTCGCGCGCGTGTTCAGCAGCCGGCTGTTCTGGCCGATCGTCATGCTGCTGGTGCTGTTCCTGATCAACGTGATCGCGTTCCCCGGGTTCTTCTCGATCCAGGTGCGCGACGGCAACCTCTACGGCAGCCTCATCGACATCGTCCGCAACGGAGCGCCGATGCTCATCGTCGCGATCGGCATGACCCTGGTGATCGCCACGCGCGGCATCGACCTGTCGGTCGGCGCGGTCTGCGCGATCGCGGGGGCGGTGGCCTGCAGCATCCTGCTCGGCTCGTCCGATCCGGCCAACCCCGGCGTGGTGATCGTCGCCATCCTCGCCGCGCTGCTGGTGGGTCTGTTCTGCGGACTGTGGAACGGCCTGCTGGTTGCGGCCTTCGGCATCCAACCCATCATCGCGACGCTGATCCTCATGACCGCCGGTCGCGGGGTCGCGATGCTCATCACCGAGGGGCAGATCCTCACCGTCAACAGCCCGCCGTTCAAGGTGCTCGGCTCCGGATTCTGGTTCGGGATGCCGGTGGCCGTATACATCGCGGCGATCATCTTCGTGCTGGCAGCTGTACTCACCCGGCGCACGGCGCTGGGGCTGCTCATCGAATCGGTGGGCATCAACCCGGAGGCCAGCCGGCAGGCGGGCGTCCGCTCGCGCGGTCTGCTGTTCGCCGTCTATACGTTCTGCGCGCTGTGCGCGGCGGTGGCCGGACTCATCCTCACCGCGAACACCATGGCCGCCGACGCCAACAACGCCGCGCTGTTCATCGAGCTCGACGCGATCCTCGCCGTCGTCATCGGCGGCACATCGCTCGCCGGCGGCCGCTATTCGCTGGCCGGCACCCTCGTCGGGGCGCTCGTGATCCAGACGCTCGTCACCACGGTGTACACGGTCGGCATCCCGCCGATCGCGACCATGGTGTTCAAGGCCGCGGTCGTGACCGCCGTGTGCCTCCTGCAGTCGCCCACGACCAACGAGGCGCTCGCCGGCTTCCGCCGACGACTGGCCCTTCGCACCGGAAAGGGGGTGGCGGCGGCATGA
- a CDS encoding carbohydrate ABC transporter permease codes for MSVTTSAAPDRNRRSRRREALRGWSYAAPTALFVLFVFVVPLGLVLQMSGSDWPLLGGNQGWNFPENFADAASHRLFWDSIWFTLKYTVITTVLLLGLGLGLALLVQESTRWKSVLRTAFLVPSALGLASASLLFYVLYSPYAGPFADLMQAWGFTFLGTPDGALWSTVFLIVWRFAGFYMLLMLVGLQGIPDDVYEAARIDGASRWQTFRDITLPLLRPTFALTTVLCVTGSLLAFEQFYILTKGGPDNSTMTIVQLIYNVAFQGQNDLGVAGALSVIVLLALIVINVVQLRVLRRGEES; via the coding sequence ATGTCCGTCACGACCTCGGCGGCCCCGGACCGCAACCGCCGGTCGCGGCGCCGCGAGGCCCTTCGGGGCTGGTCGTACGCCGCTCCGACGGCTCTGTTCGTTCTGTTCGTGTTCGTCGTGCCGCTGGGCCTCGTCCTGCAGATGTCAGGATCGGACTGGCCGCTGCTGGGCGGCAATCAAGGATGGAACTTTCCGGAGAACTTCGCCGATGCGGCTTCGCACCGCCTGTTCTGGGACTCGATCTGGTTCACCCTGAAGTACACCGTGATCACCACGGTGCTGCTGCTCGGCCTGGGTCTCGGCCTTGCTCTGCTGGTGCAGGAGTCCACCCGGTGGAAGTCGGTGCTGCGAACCGCGTTTCTGGTGCCCAGCGCACTCGGCCTCGCCTCGGCATCCCTGCTCTTCTACGTGCTCTACTCCCCCTACGCCGGACCGTTTGCCGACCTCATGCAGGCGTGGGGCTTCACCTTCCTCGGCACCCCCGACGGCGCGCTGTGGTCGACCGTGTTCCTCATCGTGTGGCGATTCGCGGGGTTCTACATGCTGCTCATGCTCGTCGGACTGCAGGGCATTCCCGACGACGTCTACGAGGCGGCACGTATCGACGGCGCCTCGCGCTGGCAGACATTCCGCGACATCACGCTCCCGTTGCTGCGGCCGACTTTCGCGCTGACGACGGTGCTGTGCGTGACCGGGTCGCTGCTGGCATTCGAGCAGTTCTACATCCTCACCAAGGGCGGGCCCGACAACAGCACCATGACGATCGTGCAGCTCATCTACAACGTCGCGTTCCAGGGGCAGAACGACCTCGGCGTCGCCGGTGCCCTCTCGGTCATCGTGCTGCTCGCCCTGATCGTGATCAACGTCGTCCAGCTGCGCGTCCTGCGCCGCGGTGAGGAGAGCTGA
- a CDS encoding ABC transporter substrate-binding protein, with protein MINHRRRGLRALTAIVAATTLVGLAGCAANDDTPPAAEDIGPEGVDDGTTLTLWTRAPLEKQANLLVDAYNASHENQVELTVVPNDDYVAKVGAAAGSGGLPDLFAADIVYVPNWVEQGLFQDISAQIDGLDFKDQINQGHLSAGTSDGKEHILPFVLDLSMLFWNKELFAEAGLDPESAPANLTEFAEAAKKIQALGKDGVYGTATGLNCGGCLVFTWFPSVWADGDEVLSDDGTESLLASDTAKAVYDTWNDLWESGAVLPSSQDEAGPTWTAAFTEGNVGLMFYPATLLSSTPFDVGVAGIPGPDGGASTFVGGDGIGISKDSDKAAQAWSFLNWMMSEDAQVEVLAKNDDVVSRSDFANNEYAAKDPRLVTINEVAGQGDTPVAMNFQQAFNAPGSPWLTLVRNAVLQGTDTVDADNDEITAILQQ; from the coding sequence ATGATCAACCACCGACGCCGCGGACTGCGGGCGCTGACGGCGATCGTCGCCGCCACGACGCTCGTCGGCCTCGCCGGCTGCGCCGCGAACGACGACACACCCCCGGCCGCCGAGGACATCGGCCCCGAGGGTGTGGACGACGGCACCACCCTGACGCTGTGGACGCGCGCGCCGCTCGAGAAGCAGGCGAACCTGCTGGTGGACGCGTACAACGCCTCGCACGAGAACCAGGTCGAGCTGACCGTCGTCCCCAACGACGACTACGTGGCCAAGGTCGGCGCTGCCGCCGGGTCAGGCGGCCTGCCCGACCTGTTCGCCGCTGACATCGTCTACGTGCCCAACTGGGTGGAGCAGGGCCTGTTCCAGGACATCTCCGCGCAGATCGACGGGCTCGACTTCAAGGATCAGATCAACCAGGGTCATCTCTCGGCCGGCACCAGCGACGGCAAGGAGCACATCCTGCCGTTCGTACTCGACCTGTCGATGCTGTTCTGGAACAAGGAGCTGTTCGCCGAGGCAGGGCTCGACCCCGAGTCGGCTCCTGCCAACCTCACCGAGTTCGCCGAGGCGGCCAAGAAGATCCAGGCGCTCGGCAAGGACGGCGTCTACGGCACCGCGACGGGGCTCAACTGCGGCGGCTGTCTCGTGTTCACCTGGTTCCCGAGCGTCTGGGCCGACGGCGACGAGGTGCTCAGCGACGACGGCACCGAGTCGCTGCTCGCGAGCGACACGGCCAAGGCCGTGTACGACACGTGGAACGATCTGTGGGAGTCGGGCGCGGTGCTGCCCAGTTCGCAGGACGAAGCCGGCCCGACCTGGACGGCCGCGTTCACCGAGGGCAATGTCGGCCTCATGTTCTACCCCGCCACGCTGCTGTCGTCGACACCGTTCGACGTGGGCGTCGCCGGCATCCCGGGACCCGACGGCGGTGCGTCGACGTTCGTCGGCGGCGACGGCATCGGCATCTCGAAGGACTCCGACAAAGCTGCCCAGGCCTGGAGCTTCCTGAACTGGATGATGTCGGAGGACGCCCAGGTCGAGGTGCTCGCCAAGAACGACGACGTGGTGTCGCGCTCGGACTTCGCGAACAACGAGTACGCCGCCAAGGATCCACGTCTGGTCACCATCAACGAGGTCGCCGGGCAGGGTGACACGCCGGTGGCGATGAACTTCCAGCAGGCGTTCAACGCCCCGGGCAGCCCGTGGCTGACCCTGGTGCGCAACGCCGTGCTCCAGGGCACCGATACGGTGGACGCCGACAACGACGAGATCACCGCGATTCTGCAGCAGTGA
- a CDS encoding glycoside hydrolase family 127 protein produces MSHHSVPVAPARGALRPLGLDEVTISGGFWGDRQQRNAQATLAHIEGKLESEGWLGNFDLAAAGRLPEGRRGREFADSEIYKYLEALAWELGRHDSPDLEQRFRAIVMRVAAAQQPDGYLHTAFGRPGQRARWSDLEWGHELYCFGHLFQAAVARERTRPGADDGLLAVSTRVADLVCDVFEDGGIESICGHAEVEMGLAELARVTGSPRYAAMARTFVERHGRGTLREIAYGREYFQDDVAIREAEVLRGHAVRANYLSAGAVDVAMDAGDADLLDALRRQWAQTVATRTYVTGGQGSHHEDEAFGDDFELPPDRAYSETCAGIGSVMFSWRLLLAGDIGGGGVEKYADLIERTLYNVVATSPSRDGRAFYYANTLHQRVARQPAHPEATSANAASSLRAPWFDVSCCPPNVARTLASLAAYVATADDDGVQLHQYAPASVRTVLADGREVAFDVETSYPDAGTVRVVVRSAGEWTLGLRVPSWAEGAQLRVGDELPVAVTPGRADVRRDFVAGDVVTLELPMAPRVTRPDPRIDAVRGCVAIERGPEVLALESLDLGPAGDDVDDVVVAGDPVERDGRVRVPLRRMKVDAGGWPYGGDAASIGGGVPEEAFEVPLISYHDWANRGPSTMRIWLPEA; encoded by the coding sequence ATGTCCCACCATTCCGTTCCGGTCGCGCCTGCTCGCGGCGCACTGCGCCCACTCGGCCTCGACGAGGTGACCATAAGCGGCGGCTTCTGGGGTGACCGGCAGCAGCGCAACGCCCAGGCCACGCTCGCCCACATCGAGGGCAAGCTCGAGTCGGAGGGGTGGCTGGGCAACTTCGACCTGGCCGCCGCCGGGCGTCTACCCGAAGGCCGCCGCGGGCGCGAGTTCGCCGACTCCGAGATCTACAAGTACCTCGAGGCGCTGGCATGGGAGCTCGGCCGGCACGACTCCCCCGACCTCGAGCAGCGGTTCCGCGCGATCGTGATGCGGGTCGCTGCCGCACAGCAGCCGGACGGATACCTGCACACCGCGTTCGGCCGCCCCGGGCAGCGGGCGCGCTGGTCGGATCTCGAGTGGGGCCACGAGCTGTACTGCTTCGGGCACCTGTTCCAGGCCGCGGTCGCCCGCGAGCGCACGCGGCCCGGCGCCGATGACGGGCTGCTGGCGGTCTCCACCCGGGTCGCGGATCTGGTGTGCGACGTGTTCGAAGATGGCGGCATCGAGTCGATCTGCGGACACGCCGAGGTCGAGATGGGGCTGGCCGAACTCGCCCGGGTCACCGGTTCCCCGCGCTACGCCGCGATGGCCCGCACCTTCGTCGAGCGCCACGGGCGGGGCACGCTCCGCGAGATCGCCTACGGCCGCGAGTACTTCCAGGACGACGTCGCGATCCGCGAGGCGGAGGTGCTCCGGGGTCACGCCGTGCGGGCGAACTATCTGTCCGCGGGTGCGGTCGACGTGGCGATGGATGCCGGTGACGCCGATCTCCTGGACGCGCTCCGCCGCCAATGGGCGCAGACGGTCGCCACACGCACCTACGTCACCGGGGGCCAGGGGTCGCACCACGAGGACGAGGCCTTCGGCGACGACTTCGAACTGCCACCCGACCGTGCGTACTCCGAGACGTGCGCGGGCATCGGATCGGTCATGTTCTCGTGGCGGCTGCTGCTGGCAGGGGACATCGGAGGCGGCGGCGTCGAGAAGTACGCCGACCTCATCGAGCGGACGCTGTACAACGTCGTGGCGACCTCACCCAGCCGCGACGGGCGCGCGTTCTACTACGCGAACACGCTGCATCAGCGCGTCGCCCGGCAGCCCGCGCACCCCGAGGCCACGTCGGCCAACGCCGCGTCATCGCTGCGCGCGCCGTGGTTCGACGTCTCGTGCTGCCCGCCGAATGTCGCGCGCACCCTGGCGAGCCTGGCGGCCTACGTCGCGACGGCCGATGACGACGGCGTCCAGCTGCATCAGTATGCGCCGGCGTCGGTGCGGACCGTGCTGGCCGACGGTCGCGAGGTGGCCTTCGACGTGGAGACGTCGTATCCGGATGCCGGGACGGTGCGCGTGGTGGTGCGCTCGGCCGGCGAGTGGACACTCGGTCTGCGCGTGCCGTCGTGGGCCGAGGGCGCGCAGCTGCGGGTGGGCGATGAGCTGCCGGTCGCGGTGACTCCGGGCCGTGCCGACGTACGACGTGACTTCGTCGCCGGCGACGTCGTGACGCTCGAGCTGCCGATGGCGCCGCGAGTGACCCGCCCCGATCCGCGCATCGACGCCGTGCGCGGGTGCGTGGCGATCGAACGGGGTCCGGAGGTGCTCGCACTGGAATCGCTCGACCTCGGGCCCGCCGGCGACGACGTCGACGACGTCGTCGTGGCAGGCGATCCGGTCGAGCGTGACGGGCGGGTGCGGGTGCCGTTGCGACGCATGAAAGTGGATGCCGGAGGCTGGCCGTACGGCGGCGACGCGGCATCCATCGGCGGCGGCGTTCCCGAGGAGGCATTCGAGGTGCCGCTCATCTCGTACCACGACTGGGCCAACCGGGGTCCGTCGACGATGCGGATCTGGCTGCCCGAGGCGTGA